The genomic interval CCAGCAGTAGAAGCAGGGGAGAACCTCGGCTTTCTTCCTGGAACTCTCAACGAAAAAGTAGATCCATATTTGCGCCCACTCTATGATGCGCTCTCTGATATGTTAGGCAATGAGCGAATGCAGCGTTATCTTGCAGATAATACGATTGAGGTAGCTCCTTTAGCTTATATGCGTGGACGCACTCTCAACGATGCCTACGTTATTTTGGACGAAGCCCAAAACACAACTCCTGAACAGATGAAAATGTTCTTAACACGCCTTGGATTTAACACGCGCATGGTGATTACCGGTGATGTTACGCAGGTAGATTTTTCTGTGCATCGCTCCGGATTATTACAGATTGAAAACGTCTTAGGCGACGTAGAAGATATTGCTTTTGTTCATTTAGGATCAGATGACGTTGTGCGCCACAACCTTGTGGGACGAATTGTGAGCGCATACGATATGTATCAAGCAGCACATCAGAAGAATCATGAAAAGCGAAGTGAAGCATGAGCGTAGATGTTCTCAATGAAAGCAGATGGGACGTAGAACCACAGGTCTTTTCTCAGCTGGGTTTGTGGGTCATGGATCAAATGAAAGTGAGCGCCCATAGCGATTTGACTATTATTTTCAATGAACCAGATGCTATGGAAGAGCTACACCTGAAGTGGATGAATCTTGAAGGTCCTACCGATGTGATGAGTTTCCCTATGGATGAGCTGCGGCCAGGAGATGGTACAGAACCAGTTGAAGGTATGCTTGGCGATATTGTGCTATGTCCAGCAGTGGCAGCTATTCAAGCGCAAAGTGCTGGACACTCCACCATTGAAGAGCTACTTCTTTTAACCATTCACGGATGTTTGCACCTGATGGGTTTCGACCATTCCAATCCTGATGAAGAACGAGAAATGTTCGGTTTGCAGCGCCAACTTTTACTCACCTTTTTAGCGGCACGTCCAGGAACTCTCAGCGAAGTTCTGCCTTACGAAATAGCTCAGCATACGTCAGCAGACGGTTCTGCCCAGGAGGCATAAAATGAGCATACCCATTGCTCTTATAGTTGCAAGTTTATGTATTTTAGCTTTAGCTTTACTCTGGTTTTCCTTACTAATGGCATCCAGCGAGGCAGCTATTTCGCGCGTAACGCGATCCAACCTGAATAATCTCATGTTGGATGTGCGTACCAATGAAGATTCAGATTTTGTTCGCAAAAAGACTATTACGCGCATTCGCCATGCTCAAACAGTGATTATTCAACGCCAACGTGCTATTCTCACCTGCACCTTTTGGCGAGTTATGGCTAACATCCTTATCGGTGCTTTGGTTGCTATTGCATCTGCCTTATGTGGCTTTGCTATCTGGCTTCAACTACTTGTGGCGATTATCTTTTCTGTAGTTAGCGCCTTTATTGCTGTGACTATCTCTCCGCGCACCTCTAACCAACAGTCAGTTACTATTCTTCTCCAGTATGCGCCTTTTATTGCGCGTGCTATGAAACTTATTCCACATATTGCCAAGGATCGTCTATCTACACGACCATCTTTATCCGACGATGAGGAGCTTGAACAGATTCATCATGAGCAGGCTCGTGCAACCATTGACCGACTCATTGAAGCGCATCTTTTCGACGCTGAAATCTCTGAAATGCTGCGTAATGTGCTGATTTTGACGGATACCTTAACTCGAGAAATTATGGTTCCGCGCACGGATATGTTTTCGCTGGAAAAAACAACGACCTTAAACGATATGCTCAAGGATTGCTCACGTTCTGGTTTTTCACGCGTTCCAGTAACTGGTGAAACAATTGATGATTTAGTGGGTATAGCGTATTTGAAAGATGTGGTTCGTGCCACCGCCTTTAATCCATCAGCAGGTGAGCGCAGTATTGAAACAATTATGCGCGAGCCAATGCTTGTTCCCGAGTCTAAACCGGTTGATGATCTTTTCCACGATATGCAGACGAAGCGTCAGCATGTGGCTATTGTTGTGGACGAATACGGTGGCATAGCTGGTATGGTCACTATTGAGGATGCGCTTGAGCAAATCGTTGGCGAATTGGAAGACGAGCACGATAAAGTGCAACGTCATGAACCTGAGCGCATGGACGATGGTGGATGGCAAGTTCCAGCACGCACATCAATTACCGATATTGAAGAGCTTTTCGAAATTGATTTAGATGAAAACGATGTTGACACTGCTTACGGTTTGCTCACCAAGGCATTAGGCCGTGTACCTATTGTGGGATCGTCAGCCCAGACACGCGGATTGGAATTGAAAGCTGTAGATTCAGCTGGTCGTCGAAAGAAAGTTTCTACCATCGAAATTCATCGTGTTGCTGATACAATCGAAAAAGATGAAGCTGATACAGATAATTCAGCTCACGATAATGCGTAAGGATAATGAATGACTGAACAATCTGAGTACCGCTCCGGTTTCGTAGCAGTAGTAGGCCGCCCAAATGTGGGAAAATCAACGCTTATTAATGCTTTAATGGGAACTCAGGTGGCTATTACGTCATCACGTCCAGAAACAACACGTAAAGTTATCCGCGCTATTTTAACCACATCTGATTTCCAAATTGTGCTTGTGGATACTCCTGGTATCCACCGTCCTCGCACTCTGCTGGGGCAGCGTTTGAATGATATGGTGGACGAGTCTTTGGCTGATGCAGATTCTATTGCCTTTTTGCTGCCTGCAGATCAAGAGATTGGTCCTGGCGATAAGCGCATTCTTGCACGGTTACGTTCAGCTTTCTCACGCAAAGATGAAAACGGTCAATGGCAGTGGACAAAACCGGTTATTGGTGTGCTCACCAAAATTGATGGACTGAATCGATCTGAACTTATGTCCAAACTTCTCGAACTCGACCAGTTTGGTAATTTTACTGATATTGTTCCTGTATCTGCCTTAGAACACGATAATGTGGATGAAGTGCGTGCTGTGTTTGCTCAGCATATGCCTGAAGGTCCGCAAATGTATCCAACAGAGCAGATTAGTGAGGAAAGCACTCAAGATACCATTGCAGAACTGATTCGTGGCGTATTCCTCGAGCAGTTAAACGATGAGCTTCCTCACTCTTTGGCAGTAACTGTTGATGATATTGAGTATCCTCAGGATGATGATTCCGAGGGCGATGGTCGTGCACACGTGTATGCGTCCATATATATTGAACGCAGCAGTCAGAAACCAATTATTTTAGGTCGTGGAGCTGAAAACTTAGTGCGTGTAAAAAAGAAACTGCGCACGCCTTTGAACCGACTTGTGGGAATGAAATCAACGCTTATTCTGCACGTTAAAGTAGCTAAAGACTGGCAGAGCGACCCGAAGAAACTTGAACGTTTAGGTTTTAACGCCTAGAAAAACACCATCAAAAGGTTCTAGAAAGGAGAACAATGTCGTTCACAACACACATTGCTATTTTAGGAGCAGGTAGTATTGCTAAGAAAATGGCGACTACAGTCAACTTGATGGCACAGGACGAACGTTGGGCAGGCCGAGTGAATCTGTATGCAGTGGCTACGCGTAATTCTGTAGAGCGTGCTCAAGAATTTGCTCAGGAGTATGGGATAGATGTAGCTTATGGTTCTTATGCCGATATGCTTGCTGATCCGCAAGTAGATGTGGTCTATATTGCTACACCTCATCGTTTCCATGCTGAGCAAGCGATTCAATGCATGGAAGCAGGCAAGCACGTTCTTATTGAAAAACCGTTTACTGTTAATGCGCGTGAAGCTCGTGCTGTGATTGCAAAGTCCCAAGAAACTGGTTTAACCTGTGCTGAAGCTATCTGGACCCGCTATGAGCCATCTCGCGGTATTATTCAAAATATTTTGGATTCTGGCGTAATTGGCGATATTACGTCGATGAGCGCGAACTTGTCTTATCCTATGATGGCAAAAGAGCGCATGACCAATCCTGAACTTGCCGGTGGCGCTTTGCTCGATGTCGGTATTTATCCGCTTAATTTTGTTTCCATGTTCATGCCTGGCTTGGTAGACAAGATTGTATCGTCGGCACGTCTGTCTGATCAGGGTATGGATGAAGTATCGCAGACTACTTTGTGGTTTGATAATAAGGCCATGGCCGATATTACCTCTTCATATTGGGAAGTGGGAGATCGCTGCGCTTTTATTCGTGGAACAAAGGGATTGATTCGCGTGGAAAATGCAAATAATCCTGAAGAAATTGTGGTCATGAATAAAGCGTATGAGGTTATTGAGCGTCCAGATATTCCTGAGCAGCTCACAGGTTTTGAATATGAAGTTGATGCTGTGATTGAAGCTATTGGACGTGGAGATATTGAACCTCAAGCAATGCCACATTCAGAAAGTTTACGTATGGTCGAAATTATGGATCAGATTCGTGAACAATGGGGCATGGTTTATCCATTTGAAAAAGAATAAAATGTAACTACTTTTATAGTAAAGAGGCAGTACCCATTGGATACTGCCTCTTTATAATGGTGTAAGTTTTCAGCTACTTCTTACGTGGCTTGTACATCTGGGTATCCAGAAGATTTTGATAGTGAGCCAAAACCTTAGGGCGAATAACCTTCATGGAAGCAGTCAATAAACCATTATCCTGAGTAAAGTCTTCCGGAAGAATAATGAACTTACGCACAGACTCAGCGCGAGATACGCCCTCATTTGCTTCATCCACATATTTTTGAATTTCAGCACGTACAGCAGCGTTCTGAGCAATATCGTCCATAGACAACGAGGAATCCAATCCTTCTTTCTCCATCCATGAACGTGTTACTTCTTCATCTAAAGTAATCAAGGCGGAAATGAATGGACGTTTATCTCCCAAAACAAGAGCCTGAGATACTAAGGAACAGCGCTTAATAGATGCTTCAATTGGGGTAGGCGAAACATTCTTACCACCTGCTGTAATAATCAAATCCTTCTTGCGGCCTGTAATATACAGCAAACCATCTGGAGTCAATGCACCCAAATCGCCAGAGGCAATCCAGCCGTCCTCGGTAAAGGTAGAAGCTGTTGCTTCGTCATTCTTATGATATGCCTTAAAGCAGCCGGCGCCCTTCACTTGAATTTCGCCGTCCTCAGCTAAACGCACAGTAAATCCAGGGAAAGCAATACCCACAGAACCAGCGTGATAAGGAACGCTCAGCGGTGTGAAAGCGCATGGAGCAGTTGTTTCGGTCATACCGTAGCCTTCATATACAGGCAATCCAGCTCCACGGAAGAAAGACAGAAGTTGCGGATCAAGCGGAGCGCCACCGCACACCAGCCACTTGGCGCGTCCACCCAATGCTTGACGTAGGGAAGAGTAAACAATTGGATCAAAACTTGCACGGCGAGCAGTTGCCAAAGCGCTTGCATGTCCACTTTCAGAAATCTGATTCATATAATCACGTGCAGCATTGGCAGCAGCATTGAAAACGTGTCCCTTAACACCACGACCAGCTTTTTGGGACGCAGCGTTATAGACCTTTTCAAATACACGAGGAACAGCAATCATGACCGTAGGGCGAGCTACAGCCAAATCTTGCAGAAGAGTCTTAATACCGGTGGCAATATAAATACGAATGCGAGAGTTAACCACACCATAATTAATTGCACGAGCAAAGCTATGAGCCTGAGGTAAGAAAAGCAAAACAGTATGGGTTTCGTTTTCCAACAAATCAGGAATAAAAGCACGCAAGTTCAAAGCAAAAGCCAAATAGTTTGCGTGGGTCATCTCCACACCTTTTGGAGCAGATGTAGAACCGGATGTATAGACGATAGAGCACAAATCATTTTTATGAATGGACGCAATACGCTCATCAAGTTCTTCATCAGAAATAGAATGACCGTATGCTTGAAGCTCTTCTAGAGCACCATTTTCAATGCAGCTAATGTACTTCAAGCTAGGGCAATCATCCATAGCGCCCTCAGCCTTCTTATACATATCTTTAGTTTGAGTCATGAGCAAGATGGCATCAGAATTATTAACGATGGTGCGAATTTGCTCAGCAGAATCTGTGTCATAAATTGTTGCAAGTACGCCACCAACAGCTAGCACAGCAGCATCAAAGACATCCCACTCGTAGCTGGTTTGGCACATAAAAGCAACAGCATCACCCTTTTTAATGCCGCGCTTGAGCAAACCTTTAGCAGCGTTACGAATATCGGCGAGAACCTGGTTAGCAGTGCGGCTTGTCCACTCGCCATTGACCTTAAAGGTGTACATAGGTTCGTTACCCATATCGTGGGCGCGCTTCTCATACAAATGATAGACGGACATATTATCTGGAATTGAACGCACACCTTCAGTGGTTGTCGTTAGCAAGCCAGATTCAGGATCAATGTATGTGGTCGTTGGAAATTCAGGAGACGACCAGTTCATAATACGAGGATCGCCAAAAGCAGACTTATCAAAAGCAGTAGGTGCTCCAAACGTAACAAACTGCTCTGAATCTGATGACGATACAACAGATTGTACAGTGGATTTTACGGATTCTACTGTTCGGCTAAATGCTGAAGATACTGTGTCAAGAACGCCCATGAGTTACCTCTCTACAATCGCGTCTGAAATGCTCACAACAGATATAGTTTACGGCGTACAGTGGATGACTTGCCATATGTCATGCTCAAGAGAAGCTTCCTAAGCGCTACATATCAAGGCTAAAGAGTTGTAGAGTGCTGCTGTTAAACGTGGTTATAGTGGTTATAGAGAAGCGATTATTGCGGTGTGCAGTCACAAGCAGCGGCTATATACAAAGAATGGATATAAAAAGAACCTCTATATAAGCCATGAAAAGCTGCATACATACGCGTGGCATACTCCTCTTCTGGAACAAAATCACAGCGCCATAACTGAGCGTGATAGCAGTGTGAACTATGGCATAGTGTTCAGTGGGTGGACTTTGTAAACATATATCGCCATTTCGTAACATTCACCCGTTAAACTAACTCATGTAAGAAAGACGCTGTGATATATATCTCACACTGACATATTCTGTCCTTGTATATCGGCTAGATATCTAGATATGAGAGGTCATGATGTGTAGATGTCAGTGTAGATATGCCAGCATGAGCGACATGAGTTGAGGAGGACTCGTGGCAGAGAAAGAAATAGTCGTTACCTATGGCGTGCTTTCAGAGCGCACTGAGGTTGAAAAGCGAACAGGTTTAACCCCTGATATCGTTACGCGATTAAAGCGTAGTGGCGTCGCCTGTGTTGTAGAAAAAGGCTTGGGTATCGATGCTCATTTTACTGACGCCGATTATGAAAAAGCTGGAGCACGTGTGGTTTCTCGTGATGAGGTGTTGACGTCCAGCGATGTGTTAGGTTTTGTTGGTCGTCCTCAGGCCGAGGTTCTTGACCAGATTAAGCCAGGAACATGGGTTATTGGTGCATTGAATTCTTTCACTGATGAGGATTATCTTACACAGTTACAACAGCGTGGCGTGGTTGCTGTGGCGATGGAACGTTTGCCTCGTCAGCTGTCATCTGCACAGTCCATGGATGAAATGACATCACAGAATTCCGTAACCGGTTATAAGGCAGTGCTCAAGGCTGCTGATGCGTATGGTTCTTTCTTCCCGATGATGACAACGGCTGCAGGAACGATTCGACCAGCTAAAGTGCTTGTTTTGGGTGCTGGTATTGCTGGTTTGCAGGCGATTGGAACTGCCAAGCGTTTAGGTGCTGTGGTAACTGCTTATGATGTGCGTCCTGCAGC from Alloscardovia omnicolens carries:
- a CDS encoding NAD(P) transhydrogenase subunit alpha; this encodes MAEKEIVVTYGVLSERTEVEKRTGLTPDIVTRLKRSGVACVVEKGLGIDAHFTDADYEKAGARVVSRDEVLTSSDVLGFVGRPQAEVLDQIKPGTWVIGALNSFTDEDYLTQLQQRGVVAVAMERLPRQLSSAQSMDEMTSQNSVTGYKAVLKAADAYGSFFPMMTTAAGTIRPAKVLVLGAGIAGLQAIGTAKRLGAVVTAYDVRPAAKSEVESLGAKFLDLEVDLSQGQGDGGYARELTAEERAAQQAAVDKKAAEFDVIITTAQVPGRKPPVLLTAAGVNGLKRGAVVVDCAASDFGGNVEGSVPRETVITEGGVTVLGMPDLASGVPVTASQQIARNLADTLVHFVRTHDDATALTVDMTDEIDAAMVVAGGDK
- the era gene encoding GTPase Era, with product MTEQSEYRSGFVAVVGRPNVGKSTLINALMGTQVAITSSRPETTRKVIRAILTTSDFQIVLVDTPGIHRPRTLLGQRLNDMVDESLADADSIAFLLPADQEIGPGDKRILARLRSAFSRKDENGQWQWTKPVIGVLTKIDGLNRSELMSKLLELDQFGNFTDIVPVSALEHDNVDEVRAVFAQHMPEGPQMYPTEQISEESTQDTIAELIRGVFLEQLNDELPHSLAVTVDDIEYPQDDDSEGDGRAHVYASIYIERSSQKPIILGRGAENLVRVKKKLRTPLNRLVGMKSTLILHVKVAKDWQSDPKKLERLGFNA
- a CDS encoding AMP-dependent synthetase/ligase, giving the protein MGVLDTVSSAFSRTVESVKSTVQSVVSSSDSEQFVTFGAPTAFDKSAFGDPRIMNWSSPEFPTTTYIDPESGLLTTTTEGVRSIPDNMSVYHLYEKRAHDMGNEPMYTFKVNGEWTSRTANQVLADIRNAAKGLLKRGIKKGDAVAFMCQTSYEWDVFDAAVLAVGGVLATIYDTDSAEQIRTIVNNSDAILLMTQTKDMYKKAEGAMDDCPSLKYISCIENGALEELQAYGHSISDEELDERIASIHKNDLCSIVYTSGSTSAPKGVEMTHANYLAFALNLRAFIPDLLENETHTVLLFLPQAHSFARAINYGVVNSRIRIYIATGIKTLLQDLAVARPTVMIAVPRVFEKVYNAASQKAGRGVKGHVFNAAANAARDYMNQISESGHASALATARRASFDPIVYSSLRQALGGRAKWLVCGGAPLDPQLLSFFRGAGLPVYEGYGMTETTAPCAFTPLSVPYHAGSVGIAFPGFTVRLAEDGEIQVKGAGCFKAYHKNDEATASTFTEDGWIASGDLGALTPDGLLYITGRKKDLIITAGGKNVSPTPIEASIKRCSLVSQALVLGDKRPFISALITLDEEVTRSWMEKEGLDSSLSMDDIAQNAAVRAEIQKYVDEANEGVSRAESVRKFIILPEDFTQDNGLLTASMKVIRPKVLAHYQNLLDTQMYKPRKK
- the ybeY gene encoding rRNA maturation RNase YbeY; translation: MSVDVLNESRWDVEPQVFSQLGLWVMDQMKVSAHSDLTIIFNEPDAMEELHLKWMNLEGPTDVMSFPMDELRPGDGTEPVEGMLGDIVLCPAVAAIQAQSAGHSTIEELLLLTIHGCLHLMGFDHSNPDEEREMFGLQRQLLLTFLAARPGTLSEVLPYEIAQHTSADGSAQEA
- a CDS encoding Gfo/Idh/MocA family oxidoreductase, encoding MSFTTHIAILGAGSIAKKMATTVNLMAQDERWAGRVNLYAVATRNSVERAQEFAQEYGIDVAYGSYADMLADPQVDVVYIATPHRFHAEQAIQCMEAGKHVLIEKPFTVNAREARAVIAKSQETGLTCAEAIWTRYEPSRGIIQNILDSGVIGDITSMSANLSYPMMAKERMTNPELAGGALLDVGIYPLNFVSMFMPGLVDKIVSSARLSDQGMDEVSQTTLWFDNKAMADITSSYWEVGDRCAFIRGTKGLIRVENANNPEEIVVMNKAYEVIERPDIPEQLTGFEYEVDAVIEAIGRGDIEPQAMPHSESLRMVEIMDQIREQWGMVYPFEKE
- a CDS encoding hemolysin family protein, with protein sequence MSIPIALIVASLCILALALLWFSLLMASSEAAISRVTRSNLNNLMLDVRTNEDSDFVRKKTITRIRHAQTVIIQRQRAILTCTFWRVMANILIGALVAIASALCGFAIWLQLLVAIIFSVVSAFIAVTISPRTSNQQSVTILLQYAPFIARAMKLIPHIAKDRLSTRPSLSDDEELEQIHHEQARATIDRLIEAHLFDAEISEMLRNVLILTDTLTREIMVPRTDMFSLEKTTTLNDMLKDCSRSGFSRVPVTGETIDDLVGIAYLKDVVRATAFNPSAGERSIETIMREPMLVPESKPVDDLFHDMQTKRQHVAIVVDEYGGIAGMVTIEDALEQIVGELEDEHDKVQRHEPERMDDGGWQVPARTSITDIEELFEIDLDENDVDTAYGLLTKALGRVPIVGSSAQTRGLELKAVDSAGRRKKVSTIEIHRVADTIEKDEADTDNSAHDNA